A part of Silvimonas soli genomic DNA contains:
- a CDS encoding low molecular weight protein-tyrosine-phosphatase, which yields MCQKWNKPLKYVKKFRVLFVCTGNICRSPTADGVMRQLVRKAGLQERVDIDSAGTDDYHVSEAPDRRAQQHARKRGYDLSFLRARQVNRQDFSQFDLVLAMDHGHLKKLERQCPPELRDRLKMFLDFAPGHEGADVPDPYYGGGEGFENVLDLVEAGCDGLVKHIETALAQPE from the coding sequence GTGTGTCAGAAGTGGAATAAGCCGTTGAAATACGTCAAGAAATTCAGAGTTCTCTTCGTTTGTACCGGCAATATTTGCCGCAGCCCGACTGCGGACGGTGTCATGCGCCAGCTGGTGCGCAAGGCCGGCTTGCAAGAACGGGTGGATATCGATTCTGCCGGTACCGACGACTACCACGTCAGTGAAGCCCCGGATCGCCGCGCACAGCAGCATGCCCGCAAGCGCGGCTACGATTTGTCTTTTCTGCGTGCCCGCCAGGTCAACCGCCAGGATTTCAGCCAGTTCGATTTGGTGCTGGCGATGGATCACGGCCATCTGAAAAAGCTCGAACGCCAATGCCCGCCCGAATTGCGTGACAGACTCAAGATGTTTCTGGACTTTGCGCCGGGTCATGAGGGCGCTGACGTGCCCGATCCGTATTACGGTGGCGGCGAAGGCTTTGAAAATGTGCTCGATCTGGTCGAGGCGGGTTGCGATGGCTTGGTCAAACATATTGAAACGGCATTGGCCCAGCCTGAGTAA
- a CDS encoding DMT family transporter, with protein MTFNRYTLFLIVSMALVGSNVGIGKSIVMVVPVTLFALLRFVVGVGVLLPRYRLSRMRLVTRQQWLGLFLQALFGTFLFTLLMLNGVQRTTALAAGVITSTIPAVVLILSWLFLREHLGRRAIVAVGLAVLGMVIINVTRSGSDGDGGSLVGNLLVAGAVVCESIYVILSRRLTQSLPAIDICAYTHLIGLMLMLPLGLTSLLHFDLPSVDLHTWLLVFWYGLAASVLSFWLWMKGIRHIPAQKAGVFTAALPVAAVVYAIVFLHEQPALAHAAALVCVLAAIFLVSWQEPESPVEKAAPLS; from the coding sequence ATGACGTTCAATCGCTATACCTTGTTTTTGATTGTTTCGATGGCGCTGGTCGGCAGCAATGTGGGGATCGGCAAATCAATTGTCATGGTGGTGCCGGTGACGTTGTTTGCGCTATTGCGCTTTGTGGTGGGTGTCGGCGTATTGCTGCCGCGCTATCGGCTCAGCCGCATGCGGCTGGTGACACGTCAGCAGTGGTTGGGACTGTTTCTGCAGGCACTGTTCGGTACCTTCCTGTTTACGTTGCTGATGCTCAACGGCGTGCAACGCACCACGGCGCTGGCGGCGGGCGTTATAACCAGCACTATCCCGGCGGTGGTGCTGATTTTGTCGTGGCTGTTCCTGCGCGAACATCTGGGCCGCCGCGCCATTGTGGCCGTGGGGCTGGCGGTGCTGGGTATGGTGATCATCAACGTCACCCGTTCTGGTAGCGATGGTGACGGCGGTTCACTGGTCGGTAATTTGCTGGTGGCTGGCGCCGTGGTCTGTGAATCCATCTACGTGATTCTGTCGCGCCGCCTCACCCAGTCGCTCCCCGCCATTGATATCTGCGCGTATACACATTTGATTGGCCTGATGCTGATGCTGCCGCTGGGTTTGACCTCGCTGCTGCATTTCGACCTGCCCAGCGTGGACTTGCATACCTGGCTGCTGGTGTTCTGGTACGGACTGGCGGCTAGCGTATTGAGTTTCTGGTTGTGGATGAAGGGTATCCGCCATATTCCGGCGCAAAAGGCCGGGGTGTTTACTGCTGCGTTGCCAGTGGCAGCAGTGGTTTATGCGATTGTGTTTTTGCATGAGCAACCGGCCCTGGCCCACGCTGCCGCACTGGTTTGTGTGCTAGCGGCGATTTTCCTGGTGAGCTGGCAAGAGCCGGAGTCACCCGTGGAAAAAGCTGCGCCTTTATCCTGA
- a CDS encoding ABC transporter ATP-binding protein, producing MSMLQFTGVHAHYGAIHALRGVDLHVEKGEIVTLIGANGAGKSTLMMTLFGQPRASQGTVTYQGEDITRLSTHQISRKGIALVPEGRRIFQRMTVLENLQMGSTFADAAHFAEDLARMFVMFPILEQRQAQRAGTLSGGEQQMLAIARALMGRPQLLLLDEPSLGLAPLYIKQVFRIIRELNDTYGMTILLVEQNAHHALRVAHRGYVLQHGGIVLAGTGKELLESPEVRAAYLESGAHAV from the coding sequence ATGAGCATGCTGCAATTTACCGGCGTACATGCCCATTACGGCGCCATTCACGCTTTGCGCGGTGTTGATCTGCATGTGGAAAAAGGCGAGATCGTTACCTTGATTGGTGCCAACGGCGCGGGTAAATCCACCCTGATGATGACGCTGTTTGGTCAGCCGCGTGCCTCGCAAGGGACGGTGACTTACCAGGGCGAAGACATTACCCGTTTGTCCACGCACCAGATTTCGCGCAAAGGCATTGCGCTGGTGCCGGAAGGGCGACGGATTTTCCAGCGCATGACCGTGCTGGAAAATCTGCAAATGGGCAGCACCTTTGCCGATGCCGCGCACTTTGCCGAAGACCTGGCGCGCATGTTTGTGATGTTCCCGATTCTGGAGCAACGTCAGGCACAACGGGCTGGCACGCTTTCTGGCGGCGAACAACAAATGCTGGCCATCGCCCGCGCCTTGATGGGTCGCCCGCAACTGCTGTTGCTGGATGAGCCTTCACTGGGCCTGGCGCCGCTGTACATCAAACAAGTGTTCCGCATTATTCGCGAACTGAACGACACCTACGGCATGACCATCTTGTTGGTCGAGCAAAATGCTCACCATGCCTTGCGGGTTGCGCATCGTGGATACGTGCTGCAGCATGGCGGCATTGTGCTGGCGGGCACCGGCAAAGAATTGCTGGAAAGCCCGGAAGTACGTGCGGCGTATCTGGAAAGCGGCGCCCACGCAGTTTAA
- a CDS encoding ABC transporter ATP-binding protein: MSAANNPTLLEVKNLTMRFGGLTALDDLSLDVPAGKVTSIIGPNGAGKTTFFNCLTGFYKPTVGDVLMHHPKHGDMALNKLPSHLVARKAGVVRTFQNIRLFPSMTVLENLMVAQYNALQRASRFSIAGLLGLASYRQAQDEALEKARTWLERLGLLDRANVAAGNLSYGTQRRIEIARALCVDPLLLCLDEPAAGLNPRESAELNELLLYLSREHDKGILLIEHDMSVVMRVSDQICVLNFGHKIAQGTPLEIQHDPNVIKAYLGEEDTAEVVL, from the coding sequence ATGAGTGCTGCCAACAACCCAACCTTGCTGGAAGTGAAGAACCTGACCATGCGTTTTGGCGGGCTGACCGCGCTGGATGATCTGTCGCTGGATGTCCCCGCGGGCAAAGTCACCTCCATCATTGGCCCCAACGGCGCGGGCAAAACCACCTTCTTCAATTGCCTGACTGGGTTCTACAAACCCACTGTGGGCGATGTGCTGATGCATCACCCCAAGCACGGTGATATGGCACTCAATAAACTGCCGTCGCATCTGGTGGCGCGTAAAGCCGGGGTGGTGCGGACATTCCAGAACATCCGCTTGTTCCCGAGCATGACGGTGCTGGAAAACCTGATGGTGGCGCAATACAACGCACTGCAGCGGGCGTCACGGTTTTCGATTGCCGGTTTGCTGGGGCTGGCCAGTTATCGGCAGGCCCAGGATGAAGCGCTGGAAAAAGCCCGCACCTGGCTGGAACGGCTGGGTTTGCTGGATCGCGCCAATGTGGCTGCGGGCAACTTGTCTTACGGCACGCAACGGCGCATCGAAATCGCCCGCGCTTTGTGTGTCGATCCGCTGCTGTTGTGCCTGGATGAACCAGCGGCGGGGCTGAACCCGCGCGAATCCGCCGAGCTTAACGAGTTGCTGCTGTATCTCTCGCGTGAACACGACAAAGGCATTTTGCTGATCGAGCACGATATGAGCGTGGTGATGCGGGTATCGGACCAGATTTGCGTGCTTAACTTTGGCCACAAGATTGCCCAGGGCACGCCGCTGGAAATCCAGCATGATCCAAACGTGATCAAAGCGTATCTGGGCGAAGAAGACACGGCGGAGGTGGTGTTATGA
- the livM gene encoding high-affinity branched-chain amino acid ABC transporter permease LivM, giving the protein MNALVEQDLGGIMAARLKDALRIGLVALLLGLPMLGLATQDQGSGLTVLTRWPLLAEFVGAVFVGRLVLQWLVDHFHLRKLQRERVAAKTAVVVQRPWLAWLGRVMLAFALVLPIAFSGNRYVVDTATTVLIYVMLGWGLNVVVGLAGLLDLGYVAFYAVGAYSYGLLSTLFGWGFWQTLPVAGGMAALFGVLLGWPTLRLRGDYLAIVTLGFGEIIRIILVNWTDFSGGPNGINSIPRPSFFGLEFKPPGDTPTFASFFHLDYSADQRVIYLYYLILVLALLTNLFVSRLRRLPVGMAWEAVREDELACKALGINVTGIKLSAYAIGAMLGGFAGVFFAARQGFISPESFVFSESATILAIVVLGGRGSQLGVVFAALLLVVLPELGRDFSEYRMLLFGAAMVLIMVWRPGGIIARREPTLRLVGLVAEQGAAP; this is encoded by the coding sequence ATGAACGCGCTTGTTGAACAAGACCTGGGCGGCATCATGGCGGCCCGTTTGAAAGACGCATTGCGCATCGGCCTGGTCGCGCTATTGCTAGGCCTTCCCATGCTCGGGCTCGCCACGCAGGATCAGGGCAGTGGACTTACCGTATTAACCCGCTGGCCGCTGCTGGCCGAATTTGTCGGCGCAGTGTTTGTCGGGCGATTGGTATTGCAATGGCTGGTGGATCATTTTCATCTGCGCAAACTGCAACGCGAACGCGTCGCCGCCAAAACCGCCGTGGTGGTACAACGACCGTGGCTGGCATGGCTGGGGCGAGTGATGCTGGCGTTTGCGCTGGTGCTACCGATTGCGTTTTCCGGTAATCGCTACGTGGTGGATACCGCAACCACGGTGCTTATCTACGTGATGCTGGGTTGGGGTTTGAACGTGGTGGTGGGTCTGGCTGGCTTGCTGGATCTGGGCTACGTGGCGTTCTACGCGGTGGGCGCGTACAGCTACGGCTTGCTGTCGACGCTGTTTGGCTGGGGCTTCTGGCAGACTTTGCCGGTGGCGGGCGGCATGGCTGCGTTGTTTGGTGTTCTGCTGGGCTGGCCTACCTTGCGTTTGCGCGGCGATTATCTGGCGATTGTGACGCTGGGCTTTGGTGAAATCATTCGTATCATTCTGGTGAACTGGACTGACTTTTCCGGTGGCCCTAATGGGATCAACTCCATTCCGCGCCCCAGCTTTTTTGGCCTGGAATTCAAACCACCTGGCGATACGCCGACGTTTGCCTCGTTCTTCCACCTGGACTACTCGGCCGATCAGCGTGTCATTTATCTGTATTACCTGATTCTGGTGCTGGCGTTGCTGACCAATCTGTTTGTCTCACGCTTGCGCCGTTTGCCGGTGGGCATGGCGTGGGAAGCGGTGCGTGAAGATGAACTGGCCTGCAAAGCGCTCGGCATCAACGTCACCGGCATCAAACTCTCTGCCTACGCCATTGGCGCCATGCTGGGCGGTTTCGCCGGCGTGTTCTTCGCCGCGCGCCAGGGGTTTATCTCTCCAGAAAGCTTTGTGTTTTCCGAGTCTGCCACCATTCTGGCCATCGTCGTGCTCGGTGGGCGCGGTAGCCAGTTGGGCGTGGTGTTTGCCGCGCTGTTGCTGGTGGTATTGCCGGAACTGGGCCGGGATTTCTCGGAATACCGCATGCTGTTGTTCGGCGCCGCCATGGTGCTGATCATGGTGTGGCGTCCGGGCGGCATTATCGCTCGGCGTGAACCAACGCTGCGACTGGTCGGGTTGGTTGCAGAGCAGGGGGCCGCGCCATGA
- a CDS encoding ABC transporter permease subunit, translating into MGQFIQQLINGLTLGAVYGLIALGYTMVYGIIGMINFAHGDIYMVSAIISVTALTLMSAMGITAVPLALALALIIAIAFTSVYGWAVERTAYRPLRNASRLAPLISAIGMSIFLQNMVQITQGARVKPIPTMMPGGIELFSHNGFSVHLAWTQIMICVVTVVLMVAFTGLITRTSFGRQQRACEQDRSMASLLGIDVDRTISYTFMLGAALAAVAGVMVTVYYGVVDFSIGFVAGIKAFTAAVLGGVGSLPGAMLGGLLIGLIESFWSAYLSPEYKDVATFAILIMVLMFRPSGLLGRPEVEKV; encoded by the coding sequence ATGGGGCAGTTCATTCAGCAATTGATCAACGGCCTCACCCTGGGTGCGGTCTACGGTTTGATCGCACTCGGTTATACGATGGTGTACGGCATCATCGGCATGATCAACTTCGCCCACGGCGACATTTATATGGTCAGCGCCATTATCTCGGTGACTGCGCTGACGCTGATGAGCGCGATGGGCATCACCGCAGTGCCACTGGCGCTGGCGCTGGCGCTCATCATTGCCATCGCATTTACCTCGGTTTACGGTTGGGCGGTGGAGCGCACTGCTTACCGGCCACTGCGCAACGCCTCGCGCCTGGCGCCGCTGATTTCCGCGATCGGGATGTCCATTTTTCTGCAGAACATGGTGCAGATCACCCAGGGCGCCCGCGTCAAACCCATTCCTACCATGATGCCTGGCGGCATTGAACTGTTCAGCCACAATGGTTTCTCTGTTCACCTCGCGTGGACACAAATCATGATCTGCGTGGTGACAGTAGTGTTGATGGTGGCATTTACCGGCCTGATCACCCGCACCTCCTTCGGCCGCCAACAGCGTGCCTGCGAGCAAGATCGCAGCATGGCTTCACTGCTGGGGATTGATGTCGACCGGACCATCTCATACACCTTCATGCTGGGCGCCGCGCTGGCGGCAGTCGCCGGTGTGATGGTCACCGTGTATTACGGCGTGGTGGATTTCTCGATTGGCTTTGTCGCAGGCATCAAAGCGTTTACCGCAGCGGTACTGGGCGGCGTGGGTTCATTACCAGGCGCCATGCTCGGCGGTTTGCTGATCGGGCTGATCGAATCGTTCTGGAGCGCGTATCTGTCGCCGGAATACAAAGACGTCGCCACCTTCGCCATTCTGATCATGGTGCTGATGTTCCGCCCCAGTGGTTTGCTGGGCCGGCCAGAAGTGGAGAAAGTCTGA
- a CDS encoding branched-chain amino acid ABC transporter substrate-binding protein, giving the protein MKAALKKSIIVAGLGLATLLAVPAWADYSVGIAGPMTGEYASAGAQIRNGAEMAVADINAKGGVLGQKIKLEVGDDACDPKQAVSVANAMVNKHIVFMHGHWCSSSTIPASDIYNDAQIPMATVSTNPKVTERGLKNIFRIMGRDDQQGGVGGGFLAEHFGSKKIAVIDDKSAYGKGLADEMAKGLQSKGVKPVLRESITAGEKDYSGIVTKLKAAGVEVVAYGGYHTEVALILRQAQQAGLKLTILGGDTMSNNELVTAAGGDNANNVLFTFAPDSRLEPGAADVVKRFRDKKIEPDGYVLYAYAAMQLFQQAAEKAKSVKYADLQKALANGSFNTVVGTLSFDAKGDLKVPAFRVYQWKGNKYEYFK; this is encoded by the coding sequence ATGAAAGCGGCATTGAAGAAAAGCATTATCGTGGCAGGCTTGGGGCTGGCCACGCTGCTGGCCGTACCAGCTTGGGCCGATTATTCGGTCGGTATTGCCGGTCCAATGACGGGTGAATACGCCTCCGCCGGTGCGCAAATCCGCAACGGCGCAGAAATGGCCGTGGCCGATATCAACGCCAAGGGCGGCGTGCTGGGCCAGAAGATCAAACTGGAAGTCGGCGATGACGCTTGTGATCCAAAACAAGCCGTGTCGGTGGCCAATGCCATGGTCAACAAGCACATCGTATTTATGCATGGTCACTGGTGTTCCAGTTCGACCATTCCGGCATCAGATATCTACAACGATGCGCAAATTCCAATGGCTACCGTGTCCACCAACCCGAAGGTCACTGAGCGCGGCTTGAAGAATATCTTCCGCATCATGGGGCGCGACGATCAGCAAGGCGGCGTGGGCGGTGGGTTCCTGGCTGAGCATTTCGGCAGCAAGAAAATCGCCGTGATCGATGACAAGAGTGCCTACGGTAAAGGTCTGGCTGATGAAATGGCCAAGGGTCTGCAAAGCAAAGGCGTGAAACCGGTGCTGCGTGAATCCATCACCGCCGGTGAAAAAGACTATTCCGGCATCGTCACCAAGCTCAAGGCTGCGGGTGTGGAGGTCGTGGCTTACGGTGGTTATCACACCGAAGTAGCGCTGATTCTGCGCCAGGCTCAGCAAGCTGGTCTGAAGTTGACCATTCTGGGCGGCGATACCATGAGTAACAACGAACTGGTGACTGCTGCCGGTGGTGACAACGCCAACAACGTGCTGTTCACCTTCGCCCCGGATTCGCGTCTGGAGCCGGGCGCTGCTGACGTGGTCAAGCGCTTTCGCGACAAGAAGATCGAACCCGATGGCTATGTGCTGTACGCCTACGCGGCCATGCAGTTGTTCCAGCAAGCGGCTGAAAAAGCCAAGAGCGTGAAGTACGCCGATCTGCAAAAAGCATTGGCAAACGGTTCCTTCAACACCGTGGTGGGCACGCTGTCGTTTGATGCCAAAGGTGATCTGAAAGTCCCGGCATTCAGGGTGTATCAGTGGAAGGGCAACAAGTACGAATACTTCAAGTAA
- a CDS encoding Lrp/AsnC ligand binding domain-containing protein, whose amino-acid sequence MAKLDQIDLEILETLQREGRMTNVALARQVGLSTTPCLERVRSLEESGVIKGYAAQLSTEKLGLGLMVFIEVSMEKTSETAFEEFRKAVLEIPEILECFMIAGGFDYLLKIRVPDMASYRSFLGKALSGIPGIRVTHSYTVMEEVKESTSVSLSHLAQKSE is encoded by the coding sequence ATGGCAAAGCTGGATCAGATCGACCTGGAAATCCTGGAAACCCTGCAACGTGAAGGGCGCATGACCAATGTGGCGCTGGCCCGGCAAGTGGGGCTGAGCACGACGCCATGTCTGGAAAGGGTACGGTCGCTGGAAGAGTCTGGCGTGATCAAAGGCTATGCCGCTCAGTTATCTACTGAAAAGCTGGGTCTGGGCTTGATGGTGTTTATTGAAGTTTCGATGGAAAAAACATCAGAAACTGCATTTGAAGAATTCCGTAAAGCAGTACTGGAGATTCCGGAAATTCTGGAGTGTTTCATGATTGCCGGCGGGTTTGATTACCTGCTGAAGATACGCGTGCCGGATATGGCGTCTTATCGCTCATTTCTGGGTAAAGCATTAAGTGGCATTCCGGGTATTCGGGTTACCCACAGCTATACGGTGATGGAAGAGGTTAAAGAATCAACCTCGGTTTCACTGAGCCATCTCGCTCAAAAATCAGAATAA
- a CDS encoding DMT family transporter translates to MFAGIAYGVMAGALWGVIFLVPRVLDNFSAAELMVGRYVAYGLVSLAFLLPTLRAVLQRLERRDWITLLWLSVAGNLVYYLMLAIAVQRVGVAATSLVIGMLPVLVTLAGGADHNAVSLRKLIWPLAAIVLGVLCNGADVLTATLPAGYAQSIGAKLVGLLAATGALLAWSAYAVGNARYLMRRTDLSSHDWSLLMGVTTGVLALLVSVGVMAPLLSANTAPRAWGWFTVAMFAIAIGPSMIGTGLWNAATRRLPLTLGGQMIIFETVFALLYGFLYEARMPRPLELAAIFLLLGGVAGSSWVHAVRHPPEHPG, encoded by the coding sequence GTGTTTGCAGGAATTGCTTACGGGGTGATGGCTGGGGCGCTGTGGGGCGTGATTTTCCTGGTGCCCCGCGTGCTGGACAATTTCAGCGCTGCCGAACTGATGGTGGGGCGCTATGTCGCCTACGGACTGGTATCGCTGGCATTTCTGTTGCCCACATTACGCGCCGTGCTGCAGCGGCTCGAGCGTCGTGACTGGATTACGCTGTTGTGGCTGAGCGTCGCTGGCAATCTGGTGTACTACTTGATGCTGGCAATTGCTGTGCAACGGGTTGGCGTGGCGGCCACCTCGCTGGTGATCGGCATGTTGCCTGTACTGGTTACGCTGGCAGGCGGCGCGGATCATAACGCGGTCAGCCTGCGCAAATTGATCTGGCCCTTGGCGGCGATTGTGCTTGGCGTGTTGTGTAACGGGGCTGACGTGCTTACGGCCACTTTGCCCGCTGGCTATGCTCAAAGCATTGGCGCCAAGTTGGTCGGGTTGCTGGCAGCAACAGGTGCCTTGCTGGCCTGGAGCGCCTACGCCGTGGGCAATGCCCGCTATCTGATGCGGCGCACTGATCTTTCCAGTCACGACTGGTCATTGCTGATGGGCGTTACTACCGGCGTGCTGGCACTGCTGGTGTCAGTGGGCGTTATGGCGCCACTGCTGTCTGCCAATACTGCGCCGCGCGCCTGGGGCTGGTTCACTGTGGCGATGTTTGCCATTGCCATTGGGCCTTCCATGATCGGCACTGGCCTGTGGAATGCCGCCACCCGCCGTTTGCCGCTGACCTTGGGCGGGCAAATGATCATCTTCGAAACGGTGTTTGCGCTGCTTTACGGTTTTCTCTACGAGGCCCGCATGCCCCGTCCGCTGGAGCTGGCGGCGATTTTCTTGTTGCTGGGTGGCGTGGCCGGATCATCGTGGGTGCATGCAGTGCGACATCCGCCAGAGCATCCCGGCTGA
- a CDS encoding PLP-dependent aminotransferase family protein: MFAKRIERLTSSLVRDILAAASRPGVISFAGGLPADEALFRPDMASTVSSRALDCWQYGQTEGEPALRELIAEQGRALGIDCTAAQVLVLSGSQQGIDLVAKLFIEEDTRVLVEAPAYLAALQAFRLFGADFQPVAVDTVSGPDVAQFAEALSRSQLAYLTPTFQNPSGYCYPDAQRQQVAAALDAANVPLFEDDPYRELAFDAPAPLPIVGRLKNAPWVYQGSFSKTLAPGLRLGFLIAHPQLVPHLTRLKQAADLHSNRLSQQLVASMLNGGLQEHVQRVLPIYRERRDAMDAALHKHLGDLVTWQKPVGGLFFWVRFKQTIDTHALMQQALAADIAIMPGDAFFAGAAPESCLRLNFSHSSPADIEEGMTRLAKLLR; this comes from the coding sequence ATGTTTGCTAAACGAATTGAACGCCTGACTTCGTCGCTGGTGCGCGATATTCTTGCCGCCGCCAGCCGCCCTGGCGTGATCTCGTTTGCAGGCGGTTTGCCAGCGGATGAAGCGCTGTTTCGGCCGGATATGGCCAGCACGGTATCATCGAGGGCGCTTGATTGCTGGCAGTACGGCCAGACCGAAGGCGAGCCTGCATTGCGCGAGTTGATTGCCGAACAAGGCCGCGCATTGGGGATCGATTGCACGGCGGCGCAAGTGCTGGTGCTGTCCGGTTCGCAACAAGGCATTGATCTGGTGGCCAAGTTGTTTATCGAAGAGGACACACGCGTCCTGGTCGAAGCCCCGGCTTATCTGGCGGCGCTGCAGGCATTTCGGCTGTTTGGTGCAGATTTCCAGCCGGTGGCGGTGGATACCGTATCCGGCCCCGATGTCGCGCAATTTGCCGAGGCCTTGAGTCGTTCGCAACTGGCTTATCTCACGCCCACCTTCCAGAACCCGTCGGGCTATTGCTATCCAGACGCCCAACGCCAACAGGTCGCCGCAGCGCTGGACGCCGCAAATGTGCCGTTGTTTGAAGATGATCCGTATCGGGAACTGGCCTTTGATGCGCCCGCGCCATTGCCCATTGTCGGTCGATTGAAAAACGCGCCGTGGGTATATCAGGGTTCATTCTCCAAAACGCTCGCTCCTGGCTTGCGCCTGGGCTTTCTGATTGCCCACCCGCAACTGGTGCCGCATCTGACCCGGCTGAAACAGGCGGCAGATTTGCATAGCAACCGACTGAGCCAGCAACTGGTAGCCAGCATGCTCAATGGCGGTTTGCAAGAGCATGTCCAGCGCGTGCTGCCCATTTACCGCGAACGCCGCGATGCCATGGATGCCGCACTGCATAAGCATCTGGGCGATCTGGTCACCTGGCAAAAACCGGTGGGTGGTTTGTTTTTCTGGGTTCGCTTCAAGCAAACCATCGACACCCATGCGTTAATGCAGCAAGCGCTGGCCGCCGATATCGCCATCATGCCGGGCGATGCCTTCTTTGCCGGTGCCGCCCCCGAAAGCTGTTTACGCCTCAATTTCAGCCATTCCAGCCCGGCCGACATCGAAGAAGGCATGACACGCCTGGCAAAGTTGCTGCGCTAG
- a CDS encoding MarR family winged helix-turn-helix transcriptional regulator, giving the protein MTTKSPQKRALSDAQELLFYAYRAFTAAPDAMLDQRGWNRVHHRLLHFIGRDPGIAVNELLDKLGVSKQAVHSPLKALVEAGLVETAPDVADRRVKCLTLTDAGRQLELALSSPQFVLLEEVFARCGPEAVKGWEAVMKAMAQR; this is encoded by the coding sequence ATGACAACCAAGTCGCCACAGAAACGTGCACTCAGTGATGCGCAGGAACTCTTGTTCTACGCGTATCGCGCCTTTACCGCGGCACCCGACGCCATGCTGGATCAGCGTGGCTGGAATCGCGTGCACCACCGGTTGTTGCACTTCATTGGCCGCGACCCCGGCATTGCCGTGAACGAACTGCTGGATAAACTGGGCGTGAGCAAACAAGCCGTACACAGTCCGCTCAAGGCACTGGTAGAAGCGGGCTTGGTTGAAACCGCGCCCGATGTTGCTGACCGGCGCGTCAAATGTCTGACTCTGACCGATGCCGGGCGGCAACTGGAACTGGCTTTGTCATCGCCACAGTTTGTTTTGCTGGAAGAAGTCTTTGCCCGCTGCGGGCCAGAGGCGGTAAAAGGCTGGGAAGCGGTGATGAAGGCCATGGCACAACGCTAA
- a CDS encoding DNA-3-methyladenine glycosylase family protein has protein sequence MSEALRPQYWDEAVAALAAADPVMAQLIAQFPDISLRGRGDAYQTLARSIVGQQISVKAAESVWGRFLTELGGVLDSQQLLEVEVARLRGCGLSGRKVEYLQDLSRHHVAGRLDMAVWQAWDDDAIVAELVSIRGIGRWTAEMFLMFAMLRPNVLPLDDIGVINAIARLYNGGERLPPKAMRELAERWQPWRSAATWYLWRSLEAVPIEY, from the coding sequence ATGAGCGAAGCGCTGCGCCCGCAGTACTGGGATGAGGCCGTCGCTGCGCTGGCGGCGGCTGACCCGGTCATGGCGCAGCTGATTGCGCAATTCCCGGACATCAGCCTGCGCGGGCGCGGCGATGCTTATCAAACGCTGGCAAGGTCGATAGTCGGGCAGCAAATTTCAGTGAAGGCGGCGGAATCGGTCTGGGGCCGCTTTTTGACCGAACTGGGTGGCGTGCTCGATAGCCAGCAGTTGCTGGAGGTCGAAGTTGCCCGGCTGCGTGGTTGCGGCTTGTCTGGCCGTAAAGTGGAATACCTCCAGGATTTGTCGCGCCATCATGTGGCGGGTCGGCTGGATATGGCGGTGTGGCAGGCGTGGGACGATGACGCAATCGTCGCCGAATTGGTGAGCATTCGCGGTATTGGCCGCTGGACCGCCGAAATGTTTCTGATGTTTGCCATGCTGCGACCCAATGTCTTGCCGCTGGACGATATCGGCGTAATCAACGCCATTGCTCGGCTTTACAACGGCGGCGAACGGTTGCCGCCCAAAGCCATGCGCGAACTGGCCGAGCGCTGGCAACCGTGGCGCAGTGCGGCAACATGGTATCTGTGGCGCAGCCTGGAGGCTGTGCCGATCGAATACTAG